Below is a genomic region from candidate division KSB1 bacterium.
TCAGGCGATCAGTGATGCGTTCGCGGAACCTGATTCCCAGCACTTGCGTCGGACTCGGGCATTGATAGTTGTATATCAGGGGCAAATTATCGCCGAGCGGTATGCAGAGGGATTCACCCCAAGGACCCGAATGCTGGGCTGGTCCATGACCAAAAGCGTGATGAACGCATTGATCGGAATATTGGTCGGCCAGGGGAAGCTGTCCATTGAGCAGTTCGCTCTGGTGCCGGAATGGCAATCTGCTGACGATCCCCGGCGCGCTATTCAATTAGATCATCTGCTTCACATGACCAGTGGTTTGGAGTTTGACGAACGATATAGCAGCCTCTTCTCCGACGTGGTGATGATGTTATATCGCGAAAAGGATGTGTCGAAATTTGCCATCAATAAGCCAGTCATTCATGCACCAGGGAGCTATTGGGACTATTCCAGCGGAACGACCAATATCCTTTCCCGCATCATTCGTCAGACCTTCGCTGGAGATGATCGGGCTTACCTGGAATTTCCAGCAAAAATGCTTTTTCATCGAATCGGGATGTACAGTGCCCTGATCGAGCCAGATGCCGCTGGAAATCTTGTTGGGTCTTCCTACATGTATGCGACGGCTCGGGATTGGGCACGATTCGGTTTGCTCTATCTGCAAGATGGAATTTGGGAGGGGCAGCGCATCTTACCGGAGGGCTGGGTGCAATACTCGGTGAAGCCGCTGGAATTGGCTCCGAATGGAAAGTACGGCGCGCATTGGTGGGTGGGACATCATTGTCTGCCCATTTACGACCCCACTTTAGCCGCCTCTCTTCCTCAGGATCTTTTCTCAGCCAGAGGGCATAACGATCAGTATGTTACCATCATCCCGTCGAAACAGTTGGTCATTGTGCGGCTGGGATATACTGAGCAAAATAACGTTTGGAACCAGGCGGAATTGGTAGCGCGGATTTTAAAGGCGATTCGCTAAATGCTCCCCTTGCATTGTCCCTTTTCGATTGAGAGCGATTAGAGGGTCTGAATTCATGCCATATAATCAGTTTTTCTTCGGCTGCCTCATTTAAATGAAACGATCAACTTCATTTGGGAAAAAATGAGAAAACCCAAGCTCCGTCAAAGCATTTCGGAGCTCGGGCAATATGACACTCAGCTCAACTGAATTTTCTCAGAATGGTTGAGACTGAACAAGCTTTTTCACTTGAAAAATCCGTTGATTGACTATCAGACTCCGCTAAAACTGCTTTAACAAATTTATCATTTGTTCCAGGGTGACGTTGGTTTGTTCGCCCGAGTTCATATTTTTGAGTGAAATCAGATTGTTCTGGATCTCCTCCGGCCCTAGGACCACCACGAACGGAATACCCTTCCGATTGGCATACTTGAATTGCTTTTTTAAACCGCCAGCTTCGAAAAATATTTCAGTGTTGATGCCGGCAGCTCGTAACTGCCGGGCAATAGCCAGACTGGCCTTTTTTGTGTTCTCATCGAATATCGTTACCAGGACCTGAGTTCTGGTGCGTGACTCGGGGAACATATTCAGCTCGGTCATGACATCGATGATGCGCTCGATGCCAATGGTGGTTCCTGTTGCTGGGATATCGGTCCCGAGAAACATCCCAACCAACTGATCATAGCGACCGCCGCCCGTCAGAGAGCCAATGCTCGGTTGTTCTACCACAGATTCATAGATCGGACCAGTGTAATAAGTCAGTCCCCGCGCCAAATACAGATCGATGGCATAATTTTCTGATGGGATGCCTAAATCTGCTATATATCCGATCAGTTCATTAAGCTCATTGATCCCCTCCAGGCCAATAGCGGAATCTTTCAAAAATGTGGTTATATCGCTCAATACATTTTTGGCTGGTCCTGTGATTTCTAAAATGGGCAGAATCTTATTGATGGCCGATAGGGAAATATCGCGCTCCTGCAACTCTTGCCGGACTCCATCAATCCCGATTTTTTCCAACTTATCAATGGCGATGCAAACTTCATTACCGCGCACCGCTTCTACGCCAGCATATTCCACAATCCCGGATAATATCTTGCGATTATTGATCCTAATTTTGAATTTGTTGAAACCCAAAGTTGTTAGGATCTCATGGATCAATGCGATGGTTTCGGCATCAGCCAACATCGAGGAGCTGCCGACGGTATCGGCATCGCATTGATAGAACTCGCGATATCGTCCCTTTTGCGGCTTATCGCCCCGCCAAACCGGCTGCATCTGATACCGTTTGAACGGAAGGGTAATTTCGTTCTGATACATAGCCACCACGCGACATAGCGGCACAGTTAGGTCGTAGCGCAACGCCTCTTCAACAATATCAGAAAGCCGTGAAATGGTAAATTGAGTGATCGATCGACCCACTTTCTCTATTCCTGTGCCACGTTTGAGCACCTTAAAGATCAATTGTTCACCCTCTTCACCATATTTTCCTGAAAGGACCTCCAGCGTTTCAATTGAAGGCGTTTCAAGCGGCTCATAACCATATTTTTCGAAGATGGATCGAATGGTAT
It encodes:
- the hisS gene encoding histidine--tRNA ligase, whose protein sequence is MEIIKPSLPKGTRDFLPEQMLRRQLVMNTIRSIFEKYGYEPLETPSIETLEVLSGKYGEEGEQLIFKVLKRGTGIEKVGRSITQFTISRLSDIVEEALRYDLTVPLCRVVAMYQNEITLPFKRYQMQPVWRGDKPQKGRYREFYQCDADTVGSSSMLADAETIALIHEILTTLGFNKFKIRINNRKILSGIVEYAGVEAVRGNEVCIAIDKLEKIGIDGVRQELQERDISLSAINKILPILEITGPAKNVLSDITTFLKDSAIGLEGINELNELIGYIADLGIPSENYAIDLYLARGLTYYTGPIYESVVEQPSIGSLTGGGRYDQLVGMFLGTDIPATGTTIGIERIIDVMTELNMFPESRTRTQVLVTIFDENTKKASLAIARQLRAAGINTEIFFEAGGLKKQFKYANRKGIPFVVVLGPEEIQNNLISLKNMNSGEQTNVTLEQMINLLKQF
- a CDS encoding beta-lactamase family protein → MKKTFKIFISVFLVILLLAVWYFGRNFLHIAYIGAGYKAKLLCSSVFVADRDPVDVLREELSDPRLKIIQHQIDFETKRVIATAPLGLVKRTAYYRPGLGATLDLSPKDLSLTLPEAQPPEAYWSTHWPQGDLVDLSHLPKEIDRALMDQAISDAFAEPDSQHLRRTRALIVVYQGQIIAERYAEGFTPRTRMLGWSMTKSVMNALIGILVGQGKLSIEQFALVPEWQSADDPRRAIQLDHLLHMTSGLEFDERYSSLFSDVVMMLYREKDVSKFAINKPVIHAPGSYWDYSSGTTNILSRIIRQTFAGDDRAYLEFPAKMLFHRIGMYSALIEPDAAGNLVGSSYMYATARDWARFGLLYLQDGIWEGQRILPEGWVQYSVKPLELAPNGKYGAHWWVGHHCLPIYDPTLAASLPQDLFSARGHNDQYVTIIPSKQLVIVRLGYTEQNNVWNQAELVARILKAIR